From the genome of Dioscorea cayenensis subsp. rotundata cultivar TDr96_F1 chromosome 24, TDr96_F1_v2_PseudoChromosome.rev07_lg8_w22 25.fasta, whole genome shotgun sequence:
ACAAAGGGAAAAACatgtatgaaaattttcttcaattttaaaaagagaGTAAGAGAGGGATAAAACCTTTTAATATTGGAATAATATGGagaattaagttaattaatcttttttatttttagattcgAAGATTTTACCATTTATTTATGATGTctataattctaattttaagGATGGAGGAGTATATTAGGTTGGAGGAGTTTAATTTACTGATTATTAGATTATAATTAAAACTAGTTCAATACTAACTTCCTTTGGGCTAACATTACATATTAAGATAAGTATAGTTTCATTTATATCTTAATCATTTTGATTAATCTCAATTTCTTATTCAATGtcttataaacaaattaatctaCCTTTAAATTATGGGAAAATTAAAAGAGGTGATGAAAAGATGAGAGATATATTCGCTAATTAACCttacaattattttatattttttaaatataattttcaatattctttttatttctttatctaaTTTTTCCAAGTAGTGCAAGCTCGGTTGtgatagattaaaaaaaaattaataaatgttaATAAGGAGAAagtatgaaaaaagaaaaagtggaTATACTATATAAGGCGTTTTgagagaaatattttttaaataataattttctcatTATTGCAGTgactaaaagaaaattttatccaTAGAAATAATACTTAATAGGAAATTTAAATTGGCTGCAATCCAATAGAGATATATGTCAACAATGAATAGgtctatatttaaataaataagtagaaTATAGACCTATTTATTTCACTATTAATTTTGGTTTACAtgcataaacaaattaaaacaactCCTAATGCATATTTCACTTAAAATCACATTTAAAACCTACAAGATTCCTtgtttttaacatatataaacatcaaatttaacctttttaatagaaaaggttaatttactaataaattaatttaacctccaaatttttttttactttttattacataaaaaactaatcctatcttAATACCAAGTTAAAATCCAAATTCTTCATGTGCTCATACTCCTCAATTCCCTTTTCCCTTTGATGGTCCATGTCTATTATTGATCTTAGTGCAAAAATACATCAAAGGAGTTTCCCTTCCCAATAAAgtttgagtgaaaaaaaaattttcagatctcctttttcttctttatttgattaAAGATCTTCATTGTTCTCCCTCTTATATTCACTTTAGTTTGATGCTAACCTTTATATCTTTTTATCAAGATCTAATTCTATATCTTGTTGTCTAGATTAATCTTTCATCACTTGTACCTCTTTGAGCTCCTATTCATTAATCCAATTACaaagcttttcttttttttgaggAAGGGAGGACTAAATCTTAACTTTTGTGTTGATTCATCTTTTCATGAAATTTATGAAGTATATAGTGATAAGACTATTAAAGTTCCTCATTGAAACCATTTCTACTTAAATACAATTTCCCTAGTTTCATGGAGATTATATTAATagtatttttcttcattaattatttttttaaacttatatttattttttcagagttattttaaaatttttatttaggaaGTCATTTTTgtctaaattaataaaaataataataattattcgTCAAATTTTATGGTTCGGTCTCGGTATTAATAATAACCAGTCAAGTATGTAAGGTCACAACACAATGAAGATccctttcattatatttttttttattaattatcttatattttgatCCTAATATATAATCCTAATATAATCTAACCTATATtttggttaataaaaaaaaaatcattaattctCAATTAATCACTAATTTGGTCTTCCTTGAAACTCTTACAtacaagtttatatatatatatatattataactcACCAAGGAACTACTTCTCTTATTCAAGCTCCCAAAACATATTACATAGTTCATGGCTTTGGTGGCTTCCAATGGTCTATTCCATCTCAAAGTCCTCATGCTCAAGCCCTCAAACCTCCACAACCCTAAGCCTAACCCTAACCAAGTCATAAACTCATCTTCTCTTTCATCAAAGAAGAGATGCTTAAGGTGTGGTAGTCTCTACCATGATATGGATAACTCCCCCACTGCTTGCTCTTTTCATGGCCACACAACTGGTACCTTACtttctctctatctctttcCTCTCTCTATCTTTATCATCTTGTTTtgcatttattaatttagataaaaaatactagctagctagctagttGTATAAGATTATAAAGATAAACCTTTTAACTTAATTACCTTTTCTCAAGTATTTATCTTTAActtcaacaataataaaaatgatgtacatatatatgtgaATTTTAGCCATTTATGCATGAAACCTAATGTTTTAGTTGGCAtaacattgtttatttttaaggtACATCACTTggtgtatatctatatttaactTCAGAAATAACCATGTATAACATATATACTTTTACTTAATTATAAGACCAAACACTTATAAATCTTTATTGTTTACACTagtttttaaacatttaacttgcAGTAAATTTGAGAAACAACAATCATTAGTTGTGGTTTAGAAATTGTACCTATATGTTAGTTGAGATATGATAACTGAGAGTACTACtacttgacttttttttttacctcatATTTCAAGATGCAAAATTATTGGTCCTAAATCAAGTGCAACATTGAAACCATATAATTAACTCAATGTGACAAGTGCATAATTGAAACTAGTTTcaactatttatattaaaattataagtcaataataaatacataaatcatgtctaaatcaaaattcattaaCTAGAACTACAACCAATCTTTGGCATTATAGGTGAAAGAGGGTTGTTTGCACTAGCACCGCCGCATCAAGGTATCGACGGAGAATGGAGCGAAAAGAGTGGTGTTATAGTCTACCGATGGAATGAGAAAGGAAACCGGCCAAACACCGGTAGGGCTAACTGGAAGAAGAGATGGACATGCTGCCAGGAGTATGATGAGCATGCAACACCTTGCAGAAAAGGCTGGCATGTTTGCTATGATGATGGATATACattgtattaatattaattaatttgtgctCATTAAAATTCCTTCATTTATATCTTGTCTTAATTTGTTGCCTTCTTCTTGAGTGCTCTGTTTCTGAATATATAATCGGGATTGGAATGCACACAATCTATAGTATATATTATCTTGAAATTATTACTaggaattttatttgaaatatctatttttcagtttgtttatattaattcaCAGGTTTTGTTAGATGGATTATAGAAATTTCTAAGCTGgattattgaataaaaagaagTATACCTAACTATTGTGTGTTGTTGCATAAAACTAAAATGTGATTTATGGAATTACTTGTATTGTGTTTTAAGAAACTAGGTACTAGTGTATGAACATGAATTGCATAGGTTGTATGAGTTTATATATTCCAATTAcaatactttttatttatatattatttagattaaagttaagcatttttatttttattcatctcCACTCCATACTTCTTCACATTCTCCACGGATATAATACatacacaaataatataaaaatcaaatatttatattaaaaaaatattaatttttttttctttattaagtGAGAGGTTGAGAAATCAACTAGTTATTACATCAGTTGAGATAAGTAATTTATccaattcataaaaaaacattaaaataaaataaaattagtagtCTGAACTTGCCATATATTTATCCTTCAAACTCaacttattaataataataactcatgCAGGACCTTTCCACAACCTCACAACGACAAAATTATACACATCCTTCAAACTCAATccataaaacatataataaaactCATGCATCACTAAAACCTCTCCACATCCTCCTCACAAACCCATTCTATGAAGTACCaataaatgaagaacaagagtCATCCTGTCTAAACATATATCTCAacaacatacatacatacatacatacatacaaatatatagatagaccttttgaattattattaattcaaaaaaaaaaaaactcatgcaTCACCATTATCACCATGCAACACGTACATCCTCCAAATTAAGATAATCAGAAACAAATCAAGTAACAACAGTCTTGAAAGAGTCATGGATTCTTGTGAGCATATCCTTGTCACGCTGCCACTCAGTGTTCGGCGCGGCGACGAAGTGCGCGTAAAGCTTGTTGCGCGCGCACGTCACACTAATAAGCCGGTGAGCGGCGGCGCCGTCTATCTCATACTCGTAATAAACCTGCCCATCACCGTCCTTCTTCTCCATTGCGCGCACAGTATCAGCGCTGGAGATCAAGTCCTGGAGCTCAACGTCGGACAAGGCGAGGTTGGAGAGGACGGTGTCCATGGGGGCAAGAGCTCGGAAGCCGGCGAGGTAGGTGAGGTAGACGCGCTCGGAACGCTTCTTAGGGTTGAAGAACTCGGAGTCAGTGCCGTTGGTGCCCTTCTCGATCTTGGAAACGAGGCGCTCTTTCCAGTCGGAAGGGACCTCGTAGGTGTACTCGGCGGCGTCTTGTTTGGAGGAGTTGCCGCCGTAGCCGCCGTAGTTGGCGGCGCTGGCGGCGGTGCCGTAGTAGAGGTTGAAGGAAGGggaggagagggagagggaaGGGATGGAGAGGAGGAGGGAAGTGGCAGCAAGGGAGGTGGCCAAGGGTTTAAGGAAGTGGAGGTtggagggtttagggtttaaggaaggtttagggttagggttagggttggaGGTGGAGGAGAAGGTGGTGGAGAGGTTGGTGGTGAAGAGGGTGGCCATGGGATTATTAGGGTTGGAttgagaagaaggagaagagaggaggTGGGAGTTGGTGTTATCCACATTTGGATTGTTGGGTAGGTTTGGGTGGTTTGGTTTTGTCCACGTGGatgtttttgtgtgttttttggatttgttaaataaatatataaataataaaaaatatatatgtaagagCAAAGATCACGTTATGCATCGGGAAATTGGACGttgttattttttgggttttaacaATTAACTATATTTATGTTGTATATAATctattgaaattaatttatgattaaaaaaacatcattttttgtTTAGTGTTTTGGAATTAATTTGTGTGTGAAGGATTTGATCTGTTGGAAATAAAATGATGTTTTAAAGATTTGTAGTGTAgattaaataaactaataaattatattaaagtttaaatttacaGCAGTTACAAATGGAAATGAGTTAGATTTCTGACCACATTCTTCACAAGGCCCTCTtatctctttcttttccatGCTTAGGTTATGGGAGATGGAACCGAGAAAAAGGTATTAGTATACAGGATAACAGCCATGTTAAGTATCCCGCCTGGGAAGTATGTTTGCAAGAATGAAACTCAAAAAAATTGACGGAGGCTAGCACAAGCGGTGGAGCATGTGATTTAATTCAATACAAAGCGAAGAACCTTACTAGAGGGATTTGTTTGGGAAGTAATAAGCCCCTTTGACatttatatattcatctacaaagAATTCTCGATGTGAAAACATAGAGACAAAGGGCTgatataaaactaattaatagcTTCAATTTTTTGATCTAGGATAACAAAATTATTGCTTTGGATAtcttgaacaaaaaaaaaaaaagaagaaatacatAGATTGGCCTCCCCTTAGCAATATGTGTGTTTTGCAATGTTGTTGTATAGGCAATTGACTATCGGTTCATGCAATGCTCCTTCATTTTGAACTGCCCAACCTAAATAGCTGAGACATGATCCTCCTAAGAGCCCAACCTTGAATTTGACTCCCGGGATATTTAGGATCTCTTCATTCAAGTTATTTGGCtagaaataaaaaagtaatagCCTCATTCAAATGATATCTCTTTCAGAcatctaaatttttattaagattaatcatactttttttttcattagttgTAGCTTAGAATTCGAATGGTTGACTTTGAGGGTTAGGGGACGACTCAAGTTATTAACTGAAACCTCAACTTTCTATCTATTTCTTTGAGGGATGAGATGAGCCCAAGATCTTTGACATCccatgtcacgccccgacctaCGGGCCCACGGAATGCGACAACCGCTGCGATGATCCCAAGAAGGGACACTTCGCTACTCAACCCTCGGGGCACAACAAGGCTAACCAATAATTtggaaacaacaatatttacacTGGTACAAGATATAGAAGTTCACTCATACATAGCGAAAGtagtaataacaacaacaaggatATATAGACATAAAGAGGTATACAAATGCACAAGGAAGCAACACTAATAACAGTAACAAAGTTGGTACATCAAAGTTTACAAGTTGCATATTGCAAGCCAACAACAAGGTTTTCTACATTCTAGTGGATCCCAAGACTCAACAACATATgtatgaacaaaataaacatacatgaactgaaaggAAATGCAACAGAGAGAACAGTACCAAATGCTCAACACACTGCCACACCGCCACACCTACTACCTACAAAAGGCTGGGAAGAGGAAAGGGGGGTGAGCAACTAATGTTACTTAGTAAGGGGAGATTAGCACAACTCTAGtagaaatataccacaataatgacataaatctccaaatatgatattttacaaataaaaataactagtttagaacatgaatacatataatagcaaactttaatacaaaatagcaagaaagatagaataagaGGCATTCTACCTCAATTAGGGTTTGAGAATATCAAAGTGTAAAAATACTGAATATAGAGTTCTAAATGATAGGAATAAGTTAATCATTAAGTAAAGCTTCTAtaataaacatgtaaataaaaatagttaccaattataagtataacatagtaaataacatgagtttcacaataagtaaacataatacTAGTGCCAAATCAAATTTACGgaagactgccctcctaagaacGACAGCTGGGCTTAGCCTCCTCACAACAAATTCAATATGacacaacaaaagaaacacaaagggAGTAAACCTCAAACCCAACATAAAGCAACActcaacactcacccagcataaaaTGATCTAGAAACCTCCCTAAACCTTCACCGCCGCTGCTGTTAGGTTTAGAGCAGTCaaagtactcatgcccttgatgtTGACCCATCGATTCACCATATGGTGACAACGgttacccgatgaatatccagtcaggactCTACACTCCCACATGAACTGACCCTTATAGTAATCAGCCGATCTACCACGCCACATCAAAAGACTGGccgtggagaccgcctactgcagtagggtaTCACTATCcaacttaaacaataaatacaactcgagtacaatagccaacaataacaacaacaacaacaatacctcAGCCATTTCcataagaaaatgataaaaacacaagcaaaattcaagcttttaacacaaatcaatttacaaaatccaatacaagaaacaacatgGAAATTCTTTCCTTTCGACAACCCAAAAGGAGTTCAAGTTTAGATTAcacaaaatcaaagaattccATGACAAATCCCAAGTTTCACAAAAcaaagatttcacaaactctTTGAAGGATTTCAATTACAAGTCAAACATGAGCATTCAAACaccaaataaaacattcaagatcTTTAAAAACAATAACTATCATTCAACAAATGCAAAACAAGTATAAACCAATAAAGATTTACTTAAGCCATAAACTCATTCCAAAGCAATAAACATCTCAAAATCAATCATGAAACCAACAAAAATCTCATTAAGATAgagtatatataaacatacaaataTTGGTAATCTTCTAATAGGGTCATGCTTAATAATCCAACTCACTAAATTGACGATTtctcttcctcgcaagctaatcCTCGGCTAACTCTTTGCCTCGAGCTAAGGCTTCACGTCCTTgccaatcacaacaaataacatcaaagattagtataaaaatccaagcaaagaaaccctaggttccttctaccaaacaaccctaaatcgatcctagggttggctcaaagctAGGTCTATAGGTTACCAATGAAGTTCTAAGGGTTTGAGGTTCTAAtccaaaaaaaactaaagaaacaactaaagcttATCGGCGCTACAGTAAACTCAGTATTACTACAGTAAACCGACCCTAATACAAAAGTTTTCTCTCGATTTATAACATctaatcaagaaatttctttacaaacaatcacacaaatgaaaaacaaagacattggcttcaatttgagcatACAAACAACCCAATCCAAAGTGTATTTATAGATTTGCAAAGATTTCCAAAACTAAGAAAAACGAGAGAAAATACAGAAGAAAACCTTGGATTGAATCTCCTACCATACTCAAGAGGATGTGAGGAGGAGAATGGATGTTTTGATTCGCAAGAAAAGCTCGCCGGAGAAATCTCTAGGGTTTGAGGTGTTCGGTCGAATGAGCTAAagcaagaagaaagaaagaagaaagaagtaaCGTAGAATTTGTGATGCTACAGTAACatgctgctacagtgctggcTGACTATAGATACATTAAAAACTGGTTATAACATCCCAACAATTAATAGAGCGCCTATGAATAGATGATTCAATGGGTGATCATTTCCTAGAAGCTCtgtctttggttttttttgcattttccttcaattttttttttttgaattaccTACCCATCTCGATATATATGACTCATCCCCTGTACTTTTCTTTTTGTCTAGTCCcttatacctttttttttgtatctcTCTAGTACCCTCTCCTTTGTACCACACTCTCCGTATTTGTATTTGTAATAGCTATATACCTCTAATATATTTCAcgtaatttatttatcttcttaaaaaaaaagctattttaTAGTTATGTGATATTATAGAAACTAAACTAGATACTATTTCTAACATTTATGGATTTTGTTGGGTTGTATATTAGGAATgctaatatttattattgataatgtGAGAAAATTATAAATGCACCGACGCCCTTTTGGCCTACTAATAATTGGTATTGAGTTATTTGCACAAAATGCTTATTTTTGGGAGGGTctaaaatcaaatcacaaatccTACGCAAAGTGAGAGTATAAGTCTTGTTAAACTCATAGTTACTCTCCACATTTGTACAcatccatgatttttttttaaaattgaggTAGcctatttgtaaaaataagaatttaaaaataaatatattaataaataaattgtcaCATCAATCATTGAATGAACTTTAGGAAAATGATTAGATTCAAAGATGTCAATCGGCAATAACATTATTTACACAATTTGGGCATTTAAATTGACAATGACTTCGACCTATTggaacatatataatatatatgcgCACATTTCTACACTCAAATATGAACAATGATGTTATGTTCAACTTGTTTGATATGAATAtcctttaaattattataaagttATAATTAGTCTggaatattataaaattcaatatGAGCTAATTATACCAAGaattaaaactattataatatataacttCCTACGATTTTATATCTTTGAACACATAACATATAACTagtaaacaattattatttagaTCTTTTATAACATTCacaaataataatcattaataaattgatattaatGAGTAAAGTCTCGAAAAACCACTTGTCCTCACCGATAACTCATCataaattgctaaaaaaacaaaaattcgagtatgatattgcctcaaaaAATCTTGCCTTCCATAATAATCAATATTGTTCACAGACTATACACTAAgatattatattgtttatcaGTAGTATCTTGTGAGAGGAACAATGTTTTTTCCCCTTCAGAATTACAAAGGAGAGAGAATTTATTCTTAGGGCATCTCCAATCCACAACCCCAAATTTAGTTCTGCTACATTAAATTATACTTTAACCACAAACCTCAAATTTTCCCCCAGGAAAaacatatttttgaaatattccttccacattttttttattattattattattattattattattattattcaataaaaactttaaattactcatttaattttaacaatgatttaattaaatatttattacaatttaatagtttactaataaaaataaattaaaaaattttacaactaaaatttttttaattcatgatttaatttatttaaaactgaattatgaatttcttaattgttttgataaataatgaaattaatttttcatatagcaggaaaatatttaatacttaaatacatgattgattacaattttaacaataataaaattactttaattatatattttacattgaaaatcatagacaaaatacaataaatactTAATATGACAACATAACATTATAAAGGAACATTGTCTCATTAGTTTTAAGAACTTTCTGAATTAGTATATTGCTCTCACAAATGCTCTATCAACGCATTGCAAAGTGCAATGTGAGCTTTTTTGCCTTTAATTTGACTATATCAAGCCACAAACTTTTCAAATCAAGCATTTTCATCTTCGATGTCTTCTATAGTTGGTCCAAGCATATCTGTCGATTTCACAGTCGATGCGCTAAGGTCTCTCTCGTCCTCAACTATTATGTTATACATGATAATACAAGTTTTCATTATGTCACCGAAGACATCCTTGCTCCAAAAACGTATAGGTCCTGCAAGAATTGCAAATCTTGTTAATAGAGCTCCGAACGAACGTTTCACATCTTTCCTGCATGATTCTTGTTTCTTGGCAAAGTACTTTTTTCGGTTACGTGGCTTGTGAATAGTTTGCACAATAGTTAACCATTTAGGATATATATTATTAGCTAAATAATATCCCATGTTATATTCTTTGCTTTGAATAACATAATGAGCAGAAGGAGCAATACTTTAGGCTAAATTAGAGATCAAATGAGATGATTCTAACACATTAATGTCATCATTCGTACCTGGCATCCCAAAATAAGCATGTCATATCCAAAGGTCATAATCAGCAACTGCTTGAAGAATAATAGTTCATGACCCATTCCCATCTTTGTATTGGCCAGTCTATTCTGTGGGACAATTTTTTTCACTTCCAATGCATACAATCTAGACTGCCCAACATTCCAAGAAAGCCTCGTTATTG
Proteins encoded in this window:
- the LOC120252880 gene encoding uncharacterized protein LOC120252880, yielding MALVASNGLFHLKVLMLKPSNLHNPKPNPNQVINSSSLSSKKRCLRCGSLYHDMDNSPTACSFHGHTTGERGLFALAPPHQGIDGEWSEKSGVIVYRWNEKGNRPNTGRANWKKRWTCCQEYDEHATPCRKGWHVCYDDGYTLY
- the LOC120252800 gene encoding thylakoid lumenal 19 kDa protein, chloroplastic-like, which produces MATLFTTNLSTTFSSTSNPNPNPKPSLNPKPSNLHFLKPLATSLAATSLLLSIPSLSLSSPSFNLYYGTAASAANYGGYGGNSSKQDAAEYTYEVPSDWKERLVSKIEKGTNGTDSEFFNPKKRSERVYLTYLAGFRALAPMDTVLSNLALSDVELQDLISSADTVRAMEKKDGDGQVYYEYEIDGAAAHRLISVTCARNKLYAHFVAAPNTEWQRDKDMLTRIHDSFKTVVT